From one Flavobacteriales bacterium genomic stretch:
- a CDS encoding NAD(P)-binding protein — MLKSPVPSKVAILGSGVGSMTTALKITADPDWRKRFSSVTVYQMGWRSGGKGASGRGAFGRIEEHGLHVWMGFYENAFRAIREVYQENGRKPGTPLAEWSDAFKRHDFVLLAEQWNKSWRTWPLNFTPNDETPGAGLGIPSMWRHLVRVLGMLIMVISSAENFYPHGRKRNGLDKLFDWIAAFFFLLAAVFMELGGMLLHFFRKLFGGGKDAAGKRKPQPHYGVHFMVRRMRSWNQGRHGDYLDNDLARHLYVLVDFSAACMQGVAGSGILSGVIDFDELDELDAVEWLRSHGASETTCNSGLIHGMYDLMFAYDGGDVSKPSFGAGTFLHFAIRMCLTYRGSVFWKMQAGMGDTIFGPIYQVLKKRGVEFKFFHSVDQLHVSADGTTIDSIDIDVQATVKDVNTGYDPLVDVNGLPCWPAEPLYDQLVEGEALKAQQVNLESFWSTWKPVGRKTLKRGEDFDVVVLGIPVAAHPYICAELIARSELWKNSCEKVQTTRTLAMQLWLQPDLKGLGWNDPSPVIDSYAQPFNTWADMSQLIVREQWPPAYPVNNIAYFCGTMTGGIPPKSDVDAPKRELQAVKDIALDWLRKNPGFLWPKATQTNGALDWQVLTDPANASGEARFDSQFWRVNIDPTERYTLSVPRSTQHRLRADNTGFGNLIVSGDWTWNPINAGCVEGTVMSGLMAANVMLGLPIDKGIAGYHRS; from the coding sequence ATGCTCAAGTCTCCAGTTCCTTCCAAAGTGGCCATCCTCGGCAGCGGCGTCGGTTCCATGACCACGGCGCTCAAGATCACCGCGGATCCCGATTGGCGGAAGCGCTTCTCATCGGTGACGGTTTACCAGATGGGCTGGCGCTCCGGGGGCAAGGGCGCAAGCGGACGCGGCGCCTTCGGCCGCATCGAGGAGCACGGCCTGCACGTGTGGATGGGCTTTTATGAGAATGCCTTCCGTGCCATCCGCGAAGTGTACCAGGAGAACGGCCGGAAGCCCGGGACCCCGCTGGCCGAATGGAGCGACGCCTTCAAGCGCCATGACTTCGTGCTGCTGGCCGAGCAATGGAATAAGAGCTGGCGAACCTGGCCGCTCAACTTCACGCCCAACGACGAGACGCCCGGCGCGGGCCTCGGCATCCCTTCCATGTGGCGGCACCTGGTCCGCGTGCTGGGCATGCTCATCATGGTGATCAGCTCTGCGGAGAACTTCTATCCGCACGGGCGCAAGCGCAACGGGCTCGACAAGCTCTTCGACTGGATCGCGGCCTTTTTCTTCCTGCTCGCGGCGGTGTTCATGGAGCTTGGCGGCATGCTGTTGCATTTCTTCCGGAAGCTCTTCGGTGGCGGGAAGGATGCTGCTGGCAAGCGCAAGCCGCAGCCGCACTACGGCGTTCATTTCATGGTGCGGCGCATGCGTTCCTGGAACCAGGGCCGTCACGGCGACTACCTCGACAACGACCTGGCCCGGCATCTCTACGTGCTGGTCGACTTTTCCGCAGCCTGCATGCAGGGTGTCGCCGGCTCGGGCATCCTCAGCGGCGTCATCGACTTCGATGAGCTCGACGAGCTCGACGCGGTGGAATGGCTCCGGTCCCATGGCGCCAGCGAGACCACGTGCAACAGCGGCCTCATCCACGGCATGTACGACCTGATGTTCGCGTACGATGGCGGCGATGTGAGCAAGCCCTCTTTCGGCGCGGGGACATTCCTGCATTTCGCCATCCGCATGTGCCTCACCTACCGTGGATCGGTGTTCTGGAAGATGCAGGCCGGCATGGGCGATACCATCTTCGGCCCCATCTACCAAGTGCTGAAGAAGCGCGGCGTGGAATTCAAGTTCTTCCACAGCGTGGACCAGCTGCACGTGAGCGCCGATGGCACCACCATCGACAGCATCGACATCGATGTGCAGGCCACTGTGAAGGACGTGAACACCGGCTACGATCCGCTGGTGGACGTGAACGGGCTGCCGTGCTGGCCCGCCGAGCCGCTCTACGACCAGCTCGTGGAGGGTGAAGCCCTGAAGGCGCAGCAGGTGAACCTCGAATCGTTCTGGAGCACGTGGAAGCCCGTGGGCCGCAAGACGCTGAAGCGCGGTGAGGACTTCGATGTCGTGGTGCTCGGCATCCCCGTGGCGGCTCATCCGTACATCTGCGCGGAGCTGATCGCGAGGAGTGAGCTATGGAAGAATTCCTGCGAGAAGGTGCAGACCACGCGCACGCTGGCCATGCAGCTCTGGCTGCAGCCCGACCTGAAGGGATTGGGTTGGAACGATCCGAGCCCCGTGATCGACAGCTACGCGCAGCCCTTCAACACCTGGGCGGACATGAGCCAGTTGATCGTGCGCGAGCAATGGCCGCCCGCGTACCCGGTGAACAACATCGCCTACTTCTGCGGCACCATGACCGGCGGCATCCCGCCGAAGAGCGATGTGGACGCTCCCAAGCGTGAGCTGCAGGCCGTGAAGGACATCGCCCTCGACTGGCTGCGAAAGAACCCGGGCTTCCTCTGGCCGAAGGCGACGCAGACCAACGGCGCACTGGATTGGCAGGTGCTCACGGACCCCGCCAACGCCAGCGGCGAAGCGCGATTCGACTCGCAATTCTGGCGCGTTAACATCGATCCCACCGAGCGCTACACGCTTTCGGTGCCGAGAAGCACGCAGCACCGGCTGCGCGCCGACAACACCGGATTCGGCAACCTGATCGTATCCGGCGACTGGACCTGGAACCCCATCAACGCCGGTTGCGTCGAGGGCACGGTGATGAGCGGCCTCATGGCTGCGAACGTCATGCTGGGCCTGCCGATCGACAAGGGCATCGCCGGTTATCATCGGAGCTGA
- a CDS encoding AAA family ATPase — translation MNCPKCQTTVSDDARFCSNCGAKIEVRETGAERKNLTVLFSDLAGSTPLSEKLDPEDLREILGDYQTVCTSVVKRYDGYVAKFLGDGVLAYFGYPEAHEDDARRGVAAGIAIVEAMRTHSMKYKDRFGVDADVRVGVHTGLVVVGDMGRGAELESDAIVGKTPNLAARVQSTAELNTVFITGDTHKLLGGFFECEDKGKHELKGIAKPVQLFRALHERTALSRMEAMGEGLTPFTGRKAEIHRLRALWDLAGLGHGQVAVVNGEPGVGKSRIVQAMKEHAAAQPNAWLTELRCSQYHVNSTFHPVIEFLERVVLKITEGEAPESQLQKVEGWLTQYGYELNTSVPLIAALLSIPLGDRAPLNLTPVKQKERTIQLLVNILLKRAAAQPVLFVMEDLHWADPSTLELLDKLIDRAPSSRMLCLLSHRPMFSHDWAGRLNLTTMDLAGLPRTDAEAIINKAAKGKRLPREVVDHILMKTDGVPLFLEELTRMMTEGEMLRETEQGYELSAPLEKLPVPATLLDSLAARIDRLKEAKPVAQLAATIGREFSYSMIDSIPGKHHDDLTAQLARLVDAGLLFQHGTVPEAHFTFKHALIQDSAYGSLLKSTRREYHKAIADSFGTRHPQLMNAQPELIAHHYAEAEMHAEAMGCWQKAGQLALQRSAIPEAIAHLNKAVEHSAKLEPGPASLGGELMAQTFLGLANMQRWGYGHPDVEKAFTRARDLCKVMGDPPQIFPILHGLVKFRLVRGEYETGLALARQLQETAESTGDNELLMEALYTVGAAQFWMGDAEASIPNLERVIQLYDPVAHRGHGWVYGEDPCVTAHSHNLWQRAICGMPETAIKELGVAEKLVASLNHPWTTDYMHTCKTHMYAAIRDIERTEAAANDFRNSAIEHGFPWWVAAASVNVGWALAHRGEVKEGLELATQQTAIWRMMGAELAAPNFYLRVAEIHLLDADPAAALKALDEGLAIIARTKEGLYEAELHRVKGETLAWLKREEEALSEIGIAIEIASRRNEKLWLLRAAASRLRLSRKLGKPAPTDLLRTTLSSFSEGHGLPDLEEARQLLTA, via the coding sequence ATGAATTGTCCCAAATGCCAAACGACCGTTTCCGACGACGCGCGCTTCTGCTCCAACTGCGGAGCCAAGATTGAAGTGCGCGAGACCGGGGCCGAGCGCAAGAACCTCACGGTGCTCTTCAGCGACCTGGCCGGTTCCACGCCGCTCTCCGAGAAACTCGATCCCGAGGATCTCCGGGAGATCCTTGGCGACTACCAGACGGTGTGCACCTCGGTGGTGAAGCGATACGATGGATACGTGGCCAAGTTCCTCGGTGATGGCGTCCTGGCCTATTTCGGATATCCGGAAGCGCATGAGGATGACGCGCGTCGCGGGGTCGCGGCAGGAATCGCCATCGTGGAGGCGATGCGCACGCACAGCATGAAGTACAAGGATCGCTTCGGCGTGGATGCCGATGTGCGCGTGGGCGTGCACACGGGCCTGGTCGTAGTGGGCGATATGGGCCGAGGAGCAGAACTTGAATCCGACGCCATTGTGGGCAAGACGCCCAACCTGGCGGCGCGCGTGCAATCGACAGCAGAACTCAACACCGTCTTTATCACCGGCGATACGCACAAGCTGCTGGGCGGATTCTTCGAATGCGAGGACAAGGGGAAGCATGAGCTGAAAGGGATCGCGAAGCCCGTGCAGCTCTTCCGCGCGTTGCACGAGCGCACCGCACTCAGCCGCATGGAAGCCATGGGCGAGGGCTTGACGCCATTCACCGGCCGCAAGGCCGAGATCCATCGGTTGCGTGCGCTTTGGGACCTGGCGGGCCTCGGTCATGGCCAGGTCGCGGTGGTGAATGGGGAGCCCGGAGTGGGAAAGTCACGCATCGTCCAAGCGATGAAAGAGCATGCCGCCGCACAGCCCAACGCATGGCTCACGGAATTGCGGTGCTCGCAATACCATGTCAACTCCACGTTCCATCCGGTCATCGAATTCCTAGAGCGCGTCGTGTTGAAGATTACCGAGGGCGAAGCGCCCGAGAGCCAGCTGCAGAAAGTGGAAGGCTGGCTCACGCAGTACGGTTATGAACTGAACACGTCCGTGCCACTGATCGCGGCCCTGCTCTCTATCCCCCTAGGGGACCGCGCTCCGCTTAACCTGACTCCGGTGAAGCAGAAGGAGCGGACGATCCAGCTGCTCGTCAATATCCTGCTGAAGCGTGCCGCCGCGCAGCCCGTGCTCTTCGTGATGGAGGACCTGCATTGGGCGGATCCTTCCACCTTGGAACTCCTGGACAAGCTGATCGACCGCGCGCCATCGAGCCGGATGCTATGCCTGCTCTCACATCGTCCGATGTTCTCGCATGATTGGGCCGGGCGCCTTAACCTGACCACCATGGACCTGGCCGGCCTGCCGCGCACCGATGCCGAGGCCATCATCAATAAGGCAGCGAAAGGCAAGCGGCTCCCAAGGGAAGTGGTGGACCATATCCTGATGAAGACCGATGGCGTGCCGCTTTTCCTTGAGGAGCTCACGCGCATGATGACCGAGGGCGAGATGCTCCGTGAGACCGAACAGGGGTATGAGTTGAGCGCGCCGCTGGAGAAGCTGCCGGTACCGGCCACCTTGCTGGATTCGCTCGCTGCGCGCATCGATCGCCTGAAAGAAGCCAAGCCGGTGGCCCAGCTGGCCGCCACGATCGGCCGGGAGTTCAGCTATTCCATGATCGACTCGATCCCCGGCAAGCACCACGATGACCTCACCGCGCAGCTCGCGCGGCTAGTGGATGCGGGCCTGCTCTTCCAGCACGGAACGGTTCCCGAAGCGCATTTCACGTTCAAGCATGCCCTGATCCAGGACTCCGCCTATGGCTCGCTCCTGAAGAGCACGCGGCGTGAGTACCACAAGGCCATCGCCGATTCCTTCGGGACGCGGCATCCGCAATTGATGAATGCCCAGCCTGAGCTGATCGCGCATCACTACGCGGAAGCCGAGATGCATGCCGAGGCCATGGGCTGCTGGCAGAAGGCGGGGCAGCTGGCCTTGCAGCGCTCGGCCATACCGGAGGCGATCGCGCACCTGAACAAAGCGGTGGAGCACAGCGCGAAGCTTGAACCGGGCCCGGCGAGCCTCGGCGGCGAGCTGATGGCGCAGACCTTCCTCGGCCTGGCGAATATGCAGCGCTGGGGCTATGGCCATCCGGATGTGGAGAAGGCGTTCACCCGCGCGCGCGACCTGTGCAAGGTGATGGGTGATCCGCCGCAGATCTTCCCCATCCTGCACGGCTTGGTGAAGTTCCGGCTGGTGCGCGGCGAGTACGAGACCGGCCTCGCCCTCGCACGCCAGCTGCAGGAGACTGCGGAAAGCACCGGTGACAACGAGCTGCTCATGGAAGCGCTCTACACCGTGGGCGCCGCGCAATTCTGGATGGGCGATGCCGAGGCGTCGATCCCCAACCTGGAGCGCGTGATCCAGCTCTACGATCCGGTGGCGCACCGTGGCCACGGCTGGGTATATGGCGAGGATCCGTGCGTGACAGCGCACTCGCACAACCTGTGGCAGCGCGCCATCTGCGGCATGCCTGAGACCGCGATCAAGGAGCTGGGCGTGGCGGAGAAGCTTGTCGCGTCCTTGAACCACCCATGGACCACGGACTACATGCACACGTGCAAGACGCACATGTACGCGGCCATCCGCGACATCGAGCGCACCGAGGCGGCCGCCAATGATTTCCGCAACAGCGCGATCGAGCACGGTTTCCCTTGGTGGGTGGCGGCCGCGAGCGTGAATGTGGGATGGGCCTTGGCGCACCGCGGCGAGGTGAAGGAGGGCCTGGAGCTGGCCACGCAGCAGACCGCGATATGGCGCATGATGGGGGCGGAGCTGGCGGCGCCGAACTTCTATCTGCGCGTGGCGGAGATCCACCTGCTCGACGCCGACCCCGCGGCCGCACTGAAGGCGCTCGATGAGGGACTGGCGATCATCGCGCGCACGAAGGAAGGCCTCTATGAAGCGGAGCTTCACCGCGTGAAGGGCGAGACCCTGGCTTGGCTGAAGAGGGAGGAAGAGGCGCTCTCGGAGATCGGCATCGCCATCGAAATCGCCTCGAGGCGGAACGAAAAGCTCTGGCTTCTTCGCGCCGCCGCGAGCAGGCTTCGCCTAAGCCGCAAGCTCGGCAAGCCAGCGCCTACGGACCTGTTACGGACAACGCTCAGTTCCTTCTCTGAAGGGCACGGCCTGCCCGACCTTGAAGAAGCACGCCAGCTGCTGACTGCTTAA
- a CDS encoding cupin domain-containing protein, whose amino-acid sequence MKRPIDLHAIGERIHFNDARERTNGRRSEATLSLGPGNKGPGPHIHIGQDEGFKVVSGKLIVTIGKKEVTLGPGESAVIRSGEAHNFRNASTTERVEAEFWYEPALNIEWMLQSLGEGAMENGGDWNKMPVLPAMHIMWKMRKEYRLAGMPAWLQDAMFGSGAFLARLTGAHKRWPLPEGLK is encoded by the coding sequence ATGAAACGCCCCATCGACCTCCACGCCATCGGCGAGCGCATCCACTTCAACGACGCGCGCGAACGCACCAACGGCCGGCGCAGCGAGGCCACGCTCAGCCTCGGGCCCGGCAACAAAGGCCCAGGTCCGCATATCCATATCGGCCAGGACGAAGGCTTCAAGGTGGTGAGCGGGAAGCTGATCGTCACCATCGGGAAGAAGGAAGTCACCCTGGGGCCCGGCGAGAGCGCAGTGATCCGTTCCGGCGAGGCGCACAACTTCCGCAACGCGAGCACCACCGAGCGCGTGGAGGCGGAGTTCTGGTACGAACCCGCCTTGAACATCGAGTGGATGCTGCAATCGCTGGGCGAGGGGGCAATGGAGAACGGTGGGGATTGGAACAAGATGCCTGTGCTGCCAGCGATGCACATCATGTGGAAGATGCGGAAGGAATACCGCCTCGCGGGTATGCCCGCGTGGTTGCAGGATGCGATGTTCGGTTCCGGTGCATTCCTCGCACGGCTCACCGGCGCGCACAAGCGGTGGCCGCTGCCTGAGGGGCTCAAATGA
- a CDS encoding FAD-dependent oxidoreductase — translation MSKHVIVLGGGVAGMSAAHELVERGFRVTVYEHKPVPGGKARSIDVPNSGTDGRRDLPGEHGFRFFPRFYKHLPDTMSRIPYGSGSCADNLVQTTRIEMAQYGKAPVVAISRFPRSLDDLKTVFKMFENSNTGITDHDTKVFAGKMWQILTSCQERRLAEYEAINWWSFIDADNQSPAYQKFFGHGITRSLVAAKAHKASARTMGDIMAQMMLDIMRPGVSADRLLNGPTDDVWILPWLSYLRSRGVEYNMSTQVKGFRCDAKGITGIDIEVSGAPSTVTADYYLCAMPIERIAPLITPQMIAIDQQLGGLPTLAKNVEWMNGIQFYLAQDEPIDHGHTIYIDSQWSLTSVSQHQFWADVDLSKFGNGKVNGILSVDISDWTTKGINGKAARECTREDVMKEVWNELKTSLNVDGKQVLSDADLVTWYLDPDIVAQDDNKGVITSNAEPLLVNLINTWSLRPEATTLIPNLFLASDYVRTNTDLATMEGANEAARRAVNGIIGASGSNATPCEIWPLHEPDILWPWRHHDLNRFKDGLPWDGSLI, via the coding sequence ATGTCCAAGCATGTAATTGTCCTCGGCGGCGGCGTCGCCGGCATGAGCGCCGCCCACGAGCTGGTCGAGCGCGGCTTCCGAGTCACGGTGTATGAGCACAAGCCAGTGCCGGGCGGCAAAGCGCGCAGCATCGATGTGCCGAACAGCGGCACCGACGGCCGGCGCGACCTCCCGGGCGAGCACGGATTCCGCTTCTTCCCGCGCTTCTACAAGCACCTGCCCGACACCATGTCGCGCATCCCGTACGGCAGCGGGTCATGCGCCGACAACCTGGTGCAGACCACGCGCATCGAGATGGCCCAGTACGGCAAGGCGCCCGTGGTGGCCATCTCGCGCTTCCCGCGCAGCTTGGACGACCTGAAGACGGTGTTCAAGATGTTCGAGAACTCGAATACCGGCATCACCGATCACGACACGAAGGTCTTCGCGGGGAAGATGTGGCAGATCCTCACCAGCTGCCAGGAGCGGCGCCTCGCCGAGTACGAGGCCATCAATTGGTGGAGCTTCATCGATGCCGATAACCAATCGCCCGCCTACCAGAAGTTCTTCGGGCACGGCATCACGCGCTCGCTCGTGGCCGCCAAGGCGCACAAGGCCAGCGCGCGCACCATGGGCGACATCATGGCGCAGATGATGCTCGATATCATGCGGCCGGGCGTCAGCGCCGACCGCCTTCTCAACGGCCCCACCGACGATGTGTGGATCCTGCCCTGGCTCAGCTACCTGCGCTCTCGGGGCGTGGAGTACAACATGAGCACCCAAGTGAAGGGCTTCCGCTGCGACGCGAAGGGCATCACCGGCATCGACATCGAAGTGTCCGGTGCCCCATCCACGGTGACGGCCGATTACTACCTGTGCGCCATGCCCATTGAGCGCATCGCGCCGCTGATCACCCCGCAGATGATCGCGATCGATCAGCAGCTCGGCGGCCTGCCCACCCTGGCGAAGAACGTGGAGTGGATGAATGGTATCCAGTTCTACCTGGCGCAGGACGAGCCCATCGATCACGGGCACACCATCTACATCGATTCGCAGTGGTCCCTCACGTCCGTCTCGCAGCACCAGTTCTGGGCGGATGTGGACCTGAGCAAATTCGGCAACGGCAAGGTGAACGGCATCCTTTCGGTGGATATCAGCGATTGGACCACCAAGGGGATCAATGGCAAGGCTGCCCGAGAGTGCACGCGCGAGGACGTGATGAAGGAGGTGTGGAACGAACTGAAGACGAGCCTCAATGTGGACGGGAAGCAGGTGCTCAGCGATGCGGACCTCGTCACCTGGTACCTCGATCCAGACATCGTCGCGCAGGACGACAACAAGGGCGTTATCACTTCCAACGCGGAGCCGCTGCTGGTGAATCTCATCAACACATGGTCGCTTCGCCCCGAAGCCACCACGCTCATCCCGAACCTCTTCCTCGCCTCGGATTACGTGCGCACCAATACCGACCTGGCCACCATGGAAGGCGCCAATGAGGCCGCGCGCCGCGCCGTGAACGGGATCATCGGCGCCAGCGGCTCGAACGCCACGCCTTGCGAGATCTGGCCGCTGCACGAACCTGACATCCTCTGGCCCTGGCGGCACCACGACCTCAACCGATTCAAGGATGGGCTCCCTTGGGACGGGAGCCTCATCTGA